A window of Vidua macroura isolate BioBank_ID:100142 chromosome 4, ASM2450914v1, whole genome shotgun sequence genomic DNA:
GATTTGGTGAAATCTGGGGAAAATCTCCAGGAAAGTTCTGGGATtttggaaaatccaggaaaaaaactccaggaaaattccaggattttggaaaaatctgggaaaaatctcCAGGATTtggagaaatctgggaaaaaactCCAGGAAAGTTCTGGGATTTgtgaaaatccaggaaaaaaactcGAGGAAAGTTCCAGGAATTgaagaaatttgggaaaaacCTCCAGGATTtggagaaatctgggaaaaagcTCCAGGAAATTTCCAGGAtttggaaaaatctgggaaaatttcctgctccttttccagcaggaatttcctttttccatgttttttttttttttttcttttttttttttgggtctctcccagttttcctcctggaaaatccgcagggaaaaggagcaggaattcagggaaatttgggaaaaatccCTCCCAGCTTTAAATCTTTGCGTTCCAgctggaggaagagggaaaaaaaaaaaaaaaaacgggataaaaacaaatcccagggaattcccagggaatggAGGATTTGGGATTCCCGGGAAAGGAGCTTTGGAATGTTGGGAATAATTCCAGGTTTTTCCCAAAtccaagggaaataaaagattttatttggaTGTTGTAGAAAAGGAGGAGCTGCCAGAGgttctgtgggattttgggaacgGAATTCCCGAATTTtaggggggattttgggaaggtgGGATGGAATTCCACGGGATGGGCGGGGTTTGGGTCATTCCCAAGGCAAAGCAGCGCggaattccagggaatcccGTTTTTCCAGGGATTCCCAGGAGGGTGGGAAATTCTGGGAATTGAGGGTggaaaattttggggaaaaaaggtggaaaatcCCGGGAAATGAGGGTGGGAAATCCTGGAAAagtcttggggaaaaaagatggaaaatcctgggaaagaGGGGAGGAAAATCCCGGGAAATGAGGGTGGGAAATCTTGGGGAAAGAAGGGTGGAAAAATCTGGGAATCAAGGgtggaaaatcctgggaaaaatgGTGGAAAATCCCTGGAGAGGAGATcagaaattttgggaaatgagggtgggaatttctgggaattgAGGTTGGGAAATCCTGGAAAAGATGCAGGAAAATCTTGGGGAAAAAGGGTGGGAAATCCTTGGAAATTAAGGTGGGAAATCCCGGGAAAGGAGggtgggaaatgctgggaattGATGGTGGGAAATCCCGGGAAAGGAGGCAggaaattcctgggaaatgagAGTGGAAATTCTTGGgaaatgagagaagaaaatcccaggaaatgagggcgggaaatcccaggaaaggaggcaggaaaatcctgggaatgGAAGgtggaaaatcctgggaaaggAGGGCGGAAAATCTTGGGAATGGAGGATGGGAAATCCTGGGAATATCCTGAGAATGGAGGTcgggaaatcctgggaaaagaggtcggaaaatcctggaaaagtcttggggaaaaaaagggaggagaaTTCCAGGAAAGGAGGATGGGAAATCTTGGGAATTGCTGGTgggaaatcccaggaaaggagatcagaaattttgggaaattaGGGTGGGAAATTCTGGGAATTGAGGGTGGGAAATCCTGGAAAAGATGCAGGGaaatcttggggaaaaaaagggtgGGAAATCCTTGGAAATGAGGGtggaaaatcctggaaaaatctTGGGAAAAGAGGGGAGGAAAATCCCGGGAAAGGAGggtgggaaatgctgggaattGATGGTGGGAAATCCCGGGAAAGGAGGCAggaaattcctgggaaatgagggtGGAAATTCTTGGgaaatgagagaagaaaatcccaggaaatgagggcgggaaatcccaggaaaggaggatgggaaatcctgggaatttGAGGgtggaaaatcctgggaaaggAGGGCGGAAAATCTTGGGAATGGAGGAtgggaaatcctgggaaagAGGGTGGAAAATCTCAGGGGAAAAGGGCGAAAGACCCTGGGAACTGAGGGTGGGAAAATCCCGGGAAAACGAAGGTGGAAAATCCCGGGAAAGGAGGGCgggaattcccaggaaaggAGGGCGGGAATTCCCGGGAAGTGGCGTTCCCTAGGCgttgtccccgctgtccccagcccagcggGGACGGGGACGCGTCCTGGGGAGGCCACCGAGGCCCCGCGGGCGGAAGGGGACCTtggccaggtcctgctcctgctccgtGTCCTTTTCCGTGTCCTTTTCCATGTCCTTTTCCGTGTCCTTTTCCGTGTGCTTTTCCGTGTCCTTGTCCCGGTCGCGGTTTCCTGGGAAAAGCCGTGgtggggacagtgaggggacaggaggtggcAGCTGCCGGTGTCACCTCCGCGCCCTCCCTTggggacattcccagctccGTACCCGCGGCCGGCTCCGTCCCAGCTCCGTCACTCCCCTGTGCTCCTGTGGAATTCCTCGTGGGATCGGCGCCCGTGGGATTGGTGCCCATGGAATTTCTCATGGAATTGTCTATGGAATGGTTCCCCATGGAATTGGTGCTCATGGAATTGGTGCCCATGGAATTTCTCATGGAATTTTCTATGGAATTGGTGCCCATGGAATGGTTCCCCATGGAATTGGTGCCCACGGATTTGGTGCCCCTGGAATTCCCCATGGAATTGGTGCCCATGGAATGGTTCCCCATGGAATTCCCCATGGATTGGTTTCCCATGGAATTGGTGCCCTTGGATTTGGTGCTCATGTAATTCCCCATGGAATTGGTGCCCTTGGAATCGGTGCCCACGGAATTTCCCATGGAACTGGTGCCCATGGAATGGTTCCCCATGGAATTGGTGCCCAGGAAATTGGTGCCCATGGATTTGGTGCCTGTGGATTTGGTGCCCATGGATTTCATGCCCATGGAATTCCCCATGGAATTGGTGCCCTTGGAATGGTTCCTCATGGATTTGGTGCCCGTGGATTTGGTGCCCATGGAATTTGTGCCCATGGAATTTCCCATGGAATTGGTGCCCTTGGAATGGTTACCCGTGGAATTGGTGCTCATGGAATTCCTCACTGAATTGGTGCCCTTGGAATTCTCCATGGAATTGGTGCCCTTGGAATGGTTCCCCATGGAATCGGTGCCCGTGGATTTGGTGCTCATGGAATTCCCCATGGAATTCCCCATGGAATTGGTGCCCTTGGAATTGGTGCCCATGGAATTTCCCATGGAATTCCCCATGGAATCCCCCGTGGAATCCCCCGTGGAAGCGTCCAgggcccggcgccgccgctccAGGATGGATCCCAGCTCCAGGACGGATCCCAGCTGCTGATCCCGGCTCTTCCGGCTGCGCCTCCGGCTCGGCCTCCGCAGGGCACCCTGGGACAGCCGGGGTCACCacggggacagcgaggggacaccAAAGGGGACACCAgaggggacagtgtggggacaccgaggggacagcaggggggCACCAAGGGGACACCAGACGGGCAACATGGGGACAAGAAGAGGACACCAAAGGGGACATCAAGGGACACCATGGGGATACCaaggggacactgcagggacagcatGGGGACACCAAGAGGACACTAAGGGCACATCAAGGGGACATCACTGGGACACCAAAGGGGACATCAAGGGGACAGTGcagggacaccgaggggacactAAGGGGACATCAAGGGGGACACCAAGGGGGACACCACAGGGGCAACATGGGGACATCaagggacaccatggggacaccaaGGGGACATCATgaggacaccatggggacacaaaggagacactgcagggacagcatGGGGACACCAAGGGGACACCAAGGGGACATCATTAGGACACCACAGGGGCAACATGGGGACAACAAGAGGACACCAAAGGGGACATCAAGGGACACCAAGGAGACATCATGAGGACACCATGAGGACACAAAGGGGACACCATAGGGACATCAAGGGGACACCAcggggacagtgtggggacaccgaggggacaccgaggggacagcGCTGCCCACCAGGatgccctgcagctccagcgCCGCGCTGCGCCTCTTGCTGGCCCTGGAGTCCTGCCGGGAAATCAGGAATGGCTCAATCCCGGGAATTCCTGAGCCCCGGAATTCCTGAGCCCCGGGACGCCGGCGCTGCCAGCCCGTTGTCCCCGTTGTCACCTGGCACGGGGGTGGCCGGGCCCTGGCCGGCCGCAGGACGATCCCGCTGCGGATCCgctccagcatctcctgcaCGGCCCGGGCCCGGATGTCCTCGGTCCCCGGGTCACCTGCCAGGGTGGCACCGCTGTCACCTCcccgtgctggggacagggctggggacacactgagGGTGGAGCTGTCACCTCCCCCCATGCCACTCTGGGGACActccccatgtccccacctTGGTGACACTTTGAGAACATTCCCAATGTCTCCCCCTCCCCGGTGACACTTTGAGGACattccccatgtcccccccccAAGTGGCACTTTGAGGACACTCCTGATGTCCCCACCCCCCTGTCCTGGTGGCATTTTGAGGACAGTCCCGATGTCCCCCCCCAGTGACACTTTGGGGACGTTCCCGATGTCCCCAACCCCCTGTCCCGGTGACACTTTGGGGCCATTCCCGATGTCCCCACCCCCCTGTCCTGGTGGCACTTTGGGGCCATTCCCGATGTCCCCACGCCCCTGTCCTGGTGGCACTTTGAGGACACTCCTGATGTCCCCACCCCCCCTGTCCTGGTGACACTTTGGGGACACTCCCCATATCCCCCCACAAGTGGCACTTTGAGGACACTCCCGATGTCCCCCCAGTGACACTTTGAGGACATTCCCGATGTCCCCACCCCCCTGTCCCGGTGGCACTTTGGGGACATTCCCGATGTCCCCACCCCTCAGGACTCACTCTGCTCCCGGTTTTTTCCGCGCCTTCCTCTGCCGGAGGGCGGccagggggctgcgggggggaCAGGAGGTGACACCGGAGGGGACAGCAGGTGACGCCTCACATCTGtcaccctgtcccctcccctctgGGGGACAGTCAGGGTGGGGGGACAGCGGTTTTCCAGGAATATTCCGGAACGTTGGCGGGAGAAGCCGCCGGGATGTGTCACCTACTCGGCGGGGGACGGGCGGGTGGCAGCGGGCGGGTGGCAGCGGGTGGCGGCGGTGGCACCTCGGGGTGGCTCTGAGGTGGCGGCcgctgtgccagctgctcccggAGGGATCCCACTGGAATGAGGCggggttgggattggggatCCCTCTGGAACTTTCTGGAATTCCCCTGGAATGATCTggaatcccccccccccccggaaTCATCTGGAATTCCCCTGGTATCCCCCTGGAATCCCTCCCAGAACCCTCTGGAATCCCCAGGAATTCCTCTGGAACTCTTTGGAATTTCCCCTGGAATTCTCTGGAATTTTCTGGAATCCCCCTGGAATTCTCTGGAATAATCCGGAATCCCCCCCCAGAAACCTCCCGGAATCCATCTGGAATTCCCCTGGAACCCCCCCCCCAGAACCCTCCGGAATCCTCTGGAATCCCCAGGAATTCCTCTGGAACTTTctggacccccccccccacccccgaaTCCTCTGGAATTTTCTAGAATCCTCTGGAATTATCCTGGAATCCTCTGGAATCCCCTGGAAACCCTCTGGAATAATCTGGAATTCCCCTGGAATCCTTCCTAGAATCCCTCCTAGAATATTCTTGAATCATCTGGAATTCTCCGTAATCCTGCTGGAATTCATCCGGgatccctcaggaattctcctgGAATCCTCTGGAATTCCTTGGAATCCGTCTGGAATGCTACTGGAATCCTCTAAAATCcccctggatttttttttaaccccccCGGAATCCCCTGGAACTCTCTGGAATCCCTCTGGAATTTTCTGGAATCCCCCTGGAATCCTTCGAAATCCTCTGAAATCTCTCTGGAATCCTTTGAAATTTGTCTGGAATCCCTCTGGAATTCTCTGGAATCCCTCTGGAATCCTCTAAAATCCCCCTGGAATCCccgtgggatttttttttaattcccctGGAACCCTCTGGAATTCCATGTGGAAATTCCCACCTTCcttctccagcccttccagcctctccctcagctcctccttctcctgccgCGCCTCCTCCAGCGCTTCCCGCGCccgctgcagctcctcccgctcctgctccagctccttctcctgc
This region includes:
- the LOC128806858 gene encoding shootin-1-like — encoded protein: MAWAGDGVGGHLAVLAWVPAAILQSGSSEEEEEEDEEAAPGQHLLLDPVPDDTETRLAQLEQASQALLAELAALDTEVELEQRCRQRAQAFSAQEKAQLERISLAGTPEGTPGEVTAVMTPEVAPGEVTPTGVALEEAPAPAQLPAPQENLSQLLEQHRHLQVQLQHLHAQLELEREEQQRLRAALAASQRALRSFKRVSQIVTQDYCQALEQLELEQDLRCHAEAFAHQMLVQQKEAKRQSSILLRSAAPDSQILEALQELQKLSRELEEARQERRQREKELEQEREELQRAREALEEARQEKEELRERLEGLEKEVGSLREQLAQRPPPQSHPEVPPPPPAATRPLPPARPPPSRGGDRVTDVRRHLLSPPVSPPVPPAAPWPPSGRGRRGKNREQSDPGTEDIRARAVQEMLERIRSGIVLRPARARPPPCQDSRASKRRSAALELQGILGALRRPSRRRSRKSRDQQLGSVLELGSILERRRRALDASTGDSTGDSMGNSMGNSMGTNSKGTNSMGNSMGNSMSTKSTGTDSMGNHSKGTNSMENSKGTNSVRNSMSTNSTGNHSKGTNSMGNSMGTNSMGTKSTGTKSMRNHSKGTNSMGNSMGMKSMGTKSTGTKSMGTNFLGTNSMGNHSMGTSSMGNSVGTDSKGTNSMGNYMSTKSKGTNSMGNQSMGNSMGNHSMGTNSMGNSRGTKSVGTNSMGNHSMGTNSIENSMRNSMGTNSMSTNSMGNHSIDNSMRNSMGTNPTGADPTRNSTGAQGSDGAGTEPAAGNRDRDKDTEKHTEKDTEKDMEKDTEKDTEQEQDLAKVPFRPRGLGGLPRTRPRPRWAGDSGDNA